From the Maioricimonas rarisocia genome, one window contains:
- a CDS encoding GspE/PulE family protein, whose protein sequence is MSTTLTPPLSVPNGAAERDAHGAPDRALPLGERLVRAGIISRDELESAINDQASKQMRLGEVLTQLGLVEEEELLPFLGQQLEIPAVRLREGLLDPNVVKLLPRQTATALHALAMFRVRDTLTVGMAEPQNLRHIDEIERVTGFRVRPVMVLRSAVERLLTRCYEENYTVDAVTADLGSDAVEVQSDSIDVSLQKIESLVDGSPIVNLVNYIIVHAVRQGSSDVHIEPGHKFTSIRYRVDGQLREVLRPRRELHPAIISRLKVMGKMDIAEHRMPQDGRMHVLVEGREIDLRISSLPTVLGEKVVLRVLDRRSITFNLDALGVPEDVLDDVKRTLARPHGLMLVTGPTGSGKTTTLYSSIELIKSVARNIVTVEDPVEYQLDLINQVQVSATKSMSFAGVLRSILRQDPDVIMVGEIRDVETAEIAIQAALTGHLVLSTLHTNDSASAITRLMDMGIAPFKIAASLAGVIAQRLVRTLCPQCRATYYPSSEILDLIRYDGDRRRQFHRGEGCQQCYDTGFQGRTGIYEFLKVTPELRQLIGETNDLAVIQQCHRDQGGTTLVQEGIRRAEEGRTSLDEVIRIALFD, encoded by the coding sequence GTGAGTACGACGCTGACTCCACCTCTGTCCGTCCCCAACGGTGCCGCCGAGCGCGACGCACACGGCGCCCCTGACCGCGCATTGCCGCTGGGCGAACGGCTCGTGCGTGCGGGCATCATCTCGCGCGACGAGCTGGAATCGGCCATCAACGACCAGGCGTCGAAGCAGATGCGTCTGGGTGAAGTGCTGACGCAGCTCGGTCTTGTCGAGGAAGAGGAACTGCTGCCGTTTCTCGGACAGCAGCTCGAGATCCCGGCCGTCCGTCTGCGGGAAGGCCTGCTCGACCCGAACGTCGTCAAGCTGCTGCCCCGCCAGACAGCCACGGCGCTGCATGCGCTGGCGATGTTCCGCGTGCGCGACACGCTGACGGTCGGCATGGCCGAGCCCCAGAACCTGCGTCACATCGACGAGATCGAGCGGGTCACGGGGTTTCGCGTTCGGCCGGTGATGGTGCTGCGGTCTGCCGTCGAACGCCTGCTGACCCGCTGCTACGAAGAGAACTACACCGTCGATGCGGTCACTGCCGACCTGGGCAGCGATGCCGTCGAGGTTCAGTCCGATTCGATCGACGTCAGTCTGCAGAAGATCGAGTCGCTGGTCGACGGCAGCCCGATCGTCAACCTCGTGAACTACATCATCGTGCACGCCGTCCGTCAGGGATCGAGCGACGTGCACATTGAACCGGGACACAAGTTCACGTCAATCCGCTACCGCGTGGACGGTCAGCTTCGCGAAGTGCTGCGACCACGGCGGGAACTGCATCCGGCGATCATCTCCCGACTGAAGGTCATGGGCAAGATGGACATCGCCGAGCATCGCATGCCGCAGGACGGGCGAATGCACGTCCTCGTCGAAGGACGTGAGATCGACCTGCGAATCTCGTCGCTTCCCACCGTGCTGGGCGAAAAAGTCGTACTCCGTGTTCTCGATCGACGCAGCATCACATTCAACCTCGATGCTCTGGGTGTGCCCGAAGACGTGCTGGACGACGTAAAGCGGACACTGGCCCGACCGCACGGACTGATGCTGGTGACCGGCCCGACCGGTAGCGGAAAGACGACGACCCTCTACTCGTCGATCGAACTGATCAAATCGGTCGCCCGCAACATCGTTACCGTCGAAGACCCTGTCGAGTATCAGCTCGATCTGATCAACCAGGTGCAGGTGAGTGCCACCAAATCGATGAGTTTCGCCGGCGTCCTGCGATCGATTCTGCGGCAGGATCCCGACGTCATCATGGTCGGCGAGATCCGTGATGTCGAAACGGCCGAGATCGCCATTCAGGCCGCTCTGACCGGTCACCTGGTGCTCAGCACGCTGCACACCAACGACAGTGCCAGCGCTATTACCCGTCTGATGGACATGGGGATCGCACCGTTCAAGATCGCCGCCTCGCTCGCGGGCGTCATTGCACAACGTCTGGTGCGAACGCTCTGCCCCCAGTGTCGCGCGACGTACTACCCGTCCTCGGAGATCCTGGACCTGATCCGCTACGACGGAGACCGTCGCCGGCAGTTCCACCGCGGCGAAGGCTGCCAGCAATGTTATGACACCGGATTTCAGGGACGAACCGGCATCTATGAGTTCCTCAAGGTGACGCCGGAACTGCGCCAACTGATCGGCGAGACGAACGATCTGGCCGTCATCCAGCAGTGTCACCGCGACCAGGGAGGCACGACGTTGGTACAGGAGGGAATTCGACGTGCCGAAGAAGGCCGCACAAGCCTGGACGAGGTGATCCGGATCGCCCTGTTCGACTGA
- a CDS encoding STAS domain-containing protein has translation MFTRSRQGAVDVITGDAPLNVDSCNDVLHQIEACLSHGQPRLVIDLRDIPFIDSAGLELLLDVQDRCVQAGGTCKLAAPNPLCTDILYATAVGLEFETYPDAISAAGSFAL, from the coding sequence ATGTTTACACGATCCAGACAGGGAGCAGTCGACGTCATCACGGGGGATGCCCCGTTGAATGTCGATTCGTGTAACGACGTGTTGCATCAGATCGAGGCCTGCCTCAGTCACGGCCAGCCGCGACTGGTCATCGATCTGAGGGACATCCCCTTCATCGACAGCGCCGGACTGGAACTGCTGCTCGACGTGCAGGACCGCTGCGTCCAGGCTGGCGGGACGTGCAAGCTGGCCGCACCCAATCCGCTCTGCACGGACATCCTTTATGCGACGGCGGTCGGGCTGGAGTTCGAGACTTACCCCGATGCGATCTCAGCCGCCGGGAGCTTTGCACTGTGA